One genomic window of Gossypium hirsutum isolate 1008001.06 chromosome D11, Gossypium_hirsutum_v2.1, whole genome shotgun sequence includes the following:
- the LOC107911795 gene encoding paired amphipathic helix protein Sin3-like 2 isoform X3, which translates to MFQDQKEKYDMFLEVMKDFKAQRTDTTGVIARVKELFKGHNNLIYGFNTFLPKGYEITLDEDEAPAKKTVQFEEAISFVNKIKKRFQNDERVYKSFLDILNMYRKEHKDINEVYCEVASLFEDHPDLLEEFKRFLPDPSAAPLTQQVPYGQNSAQRYNERSSATATLRQIQMDKRRRDRIITSHADHGISVDQPELDDDKTMMKMQKEQRKRLEKENRDRRTRDLDDPKHDNNRDFNLQRIHDKKRYGRKIEGFASYDDRDTFKSMCNQGFIFCERVKERLCSSDDYQAFLKCLNIYSNGIIKRNDLQNLVTDLLGKHPDLMNEFNQFLERCENTDGLLAGVISKKSLSGDGHASRPWKLEEKDREQKRELEGAKERERCREKYMAKSIQELDLSTCQRCTPSYRLLPDDYPIPSASQRSELGAQVLNDYWVSVTSGSEDYSFKHMRRNQYEESLFRCEDDRFELDMLLESVSSTAKRAEDLLNGINENKINVDSPVRVEDHFTVLNLRCIERLYGDHGLDVMEILRKNPALALPVILTRLKQKQEEWTKCRLDFNKVWAEIYLKNHYKSLDHRSFYFKQQDSKNLSAKSLVAEIKELKEKNQNEDDVLMASIAGHRQPLAPHLEYDYLDVGIHEDLYKLIEYSCEEMCSTKELLDKVMRLWTTFLEPMLSVPPRPNGKEGTDDDGKAQNPTVNCTGSSIAECDGSPGADANVNSEPQKGASDGDENSSPELPNSCRNGLTNGGTLAEEEPSGCVYRDDSKLEKEIKCTADKRSGVNILAIEAENNQSRNNTEGASAASRPTSVAAGKGHESEVNVDLLHSSEGARVTKHALLVNGEPTDGFSASRYHEESTGPSKIEKEEGELSPSGDFQDYSIAYSDAGLKAVPKAKHGIENRQYWSGTAKELHPGDAGGENDADADDEDSGNASEAGDNASGNESAGDECSREEHEEEEEMGRDEVDGKAESEGEAEGMTDAHVGGDGMSSFSEHFLFTVKPLAKHVPAVLPEEDRNSSCVFYANDDFYILFRLHRILYERILSAKTNSTAAEIKCKSSKDASSSDFYARFTSALYRLLDGSADNAKFEDECRAIIGNQSYELFTLDKLIYKLVKQLQAVAADEMDNKLLQLFDYEKSRKHRKTMDSVYYENARVLLQEDNIYRLKSSSSPSRLSIQLMDNVIEKPEAFAVAMEPYFSASLHNDFLSVYPGKNEPHGITLRRNKKKYASLDEFAATCMAMEGVELVNGLENKIACNSYKISYVLDTEDFFFRRRRKSPQCRSSYNNQAGVQRFHKFLSASQ; encoded by the exons ATGTTTCAGGATCAAAAAGAGAAGTATGACATGTTCCTTGAAGTCATGAAGGATTTCAAGGCTCAAAG GACTGACACAACCGGTGTCATTGCCCGAGTTAAAGAATTATTCAAAGGGCATAACAACTTGATTTATGGATTTAATACCTTCCTGCCAAAGGGTTATGAAATAACCCTTGATGAAGATGAGGCTCCAGCAAAAAAGACAGTTCAATTTGAAGAAGCGATCagttttgtaaataaaataaag AAACGTTTTCAAAATGATGAGCGTGTTTATAAATCATTCCTTGATATCTTGAATATGTACCGGAAGGAGCACAAGGACATAAATGAGGTCTATTGTGAG GTTGCTTCTCTTTTTGAGGACCACCCAGATCTGCTTGAGGAGTTCAAAAGATTTTTACCAGATCCTTCAGCAGCACCTTTGACGCAACAAGTTCCGTATGGTCAAAATTCAGCTCAGCGCTATAATGAGAGAAGCTCTGCTACAGCCACCTTGCGGCAGATACAAATGGACAAG CGTCGAAGGGATAGGATTATTACCTCCCATGCTGATCATGGTATCAGTGTTGATCAACCTGAACTGGACGATGACAAAACTATGATGAAAATGCAGAAGGAGCAGAGAAAGCGTTTGGAAAAGGAAAATAGGGATAGGAGAACTCGTGATCTGGATGATCCCAAGCATGACAACAATAGGGATTTTAATTTGCAGCGTATTCATGATAAAAAGAGATATGGAAGGAAGATTGAAGGATTTGCCTCTTATGATGATAGAGATACTTTTAAAA GCATGTGCAACCAGGGGTTCATATTCTGTGAGAGAGTTAAGGAGAGGCTATGCAGCTCAGATGACTATCAGGCATTCTTAAAGTGTCTTAACATTTACAGCAATGGAATAATCAAAAGAAATGATTTGcaaaatttg GTGACCGATTTACTTGGCAAGCATCCAGATCTTATGAATGAGTTCAATCAGTTCTTGGAGCGTTGTGAGAATACTG ATGGGCTTCTTGCTGGTGTTATCAGTAAAA AGTCACTTAGTGGTGATGGGCATGCATCCAGGCCATGGAAGTTAGAGGAAAAAGATAGAGAGCAAAAACGTGAATTGGAGGGAGCTAAGGAAAGGGAGAGATGCAGGGAGAAGTATATGGCAAAGTCCATACAGGAGCTTGACCTTTCTACCTGCCAACGTTGTACCCCAAGCTATCGGCTTCTACCTGACGAT TATCCAATACCTTCAGCTAGTCAGAGATCAGAGCTTGGTGCTCAAGTGCTGAATGATTATTGGGTATCTGTGACGTCTGGAAGTGAGGATTATTCTTTTAAGCACATGCGCAGAAATCAGTATGAAGAGAGTTTGTTCAGATGTGAGGATGATAG ATTTGAGCTGGATATGTTGTTAGAATCTGTGAGCTCAACTGCCAAGCGTGCTGAGGACTTGCTGAATGgcattaatgaaaataaaatcaatGTGGATTCTCCGGTTCGCGTAGAAGACCACTTTACTG TTCTAAATTTAAGGTGCATTGAGCGTTTATACGGTGACCATGGTCTTGATGTAATGGAAATATTACGTAAAAATCCTGCTCTTGCATTACCTGTCATTTTAACTCGTCTGAAGCAGAAGCAAGAAGAGTGGACAAAGTGCCGTTTAGATTTTAACAAGGTTTGGGCtgaaatttatttgaaaaaccaTTACAAATCACTTGATCATCGCAGCTTCTATTTCAAGCAGCAGGATTCAAAGAACCTGAGTGCAAAAT CTTTAGTGGCTGAAATCAAGGAGTTGAAAGAGAAGAACCAGAATGAGGATGATGTTCTCATGGCGAGCATTGCTGGTCACAGACAACCCCTGGCTCCACACCTCGAATATGACTATTTGGATGTTGGCATCCATGAAGACCTTTATAAACTTATAGAGTATTCATGTGAAGAGATGTGCTCAACCAAAGAACTGTTGGATAAAGTCATGAGGCTCTGGACCACATTCTTGGAGCCAATGTTGAGTGTTCCTCCTCGACCTAATGGCAAAGAGGGTACTGATGATGATGGTAAAGCTCAGAATCCTACTGTAAACTGCACTGGGTCAAGCATTGCTGAATGTGATGGAAGTCCTGGAGCTGATGCTAATGTTAATTCTGAGCCACAGAAGGGTGCTAGTGACGGAGATGAGAACAGTTCACCAGAGCTACCTAATTCTTGCAGAAATGGTTTGACAAATGGTGGAACTTTAGCCGAAGAAGAACCATCTGGTTGTGTCTATAGGGATGACTCAAAGCTAGAGAAAGAGATCAAATGTACAGCTGATAAAAGGTCTGGAGTTAACATACTTGCAATTGAAGCAGAAAATAATCAAAGCAGAAACAACACTGAAGGGGCTTCAG CAGCTTCTAGACCTACTAGCGTTGCTGCTGGTAAGGGTCATGAATCTGAAGTTAATGTTGATCTTCTACATTCATCAGAG GGTGCTCGTGTAACAAAGCATGCTTTATTAGTAAATGGAGAGCCAACAGATGGCTTTTCTGCTAGTAGATATCACGAAGAATCTACTGGTCCAtccaaaattgaaaaagaagaaggTGAATTATCACCAAGTGGTGATTTTCAGGATTATTCTATTGCCTACAGTGATGCTGGTCTAAAGGCTGTGCCAAAGGCCAAGCATGGTATTGAAAACAGACAGTACTGGTCTGGAACTGCGAAAGAGTTGCATCCTGGAGATGCTGGGGGAGAAAATGATGCAGATGCTGATGATGAGGATAGTGGAAATGCCTCTGAAGCTGGTGACAATGCATCAGGCAATGAATCTGCAGGTGATGAATGCTCTCGTGAAGAGCATGAAGAAGAGGAAGAGATGGGCCGCGATGAAGTTGATGGCAAAGCTGAGAGTGAAGGTGAGGCTGAAGGGATGACTGATGCACATGTGGGAGGAGATGGCATGTCGTCATTTTCAGAGCATTTTCTTTTTACGGTGAAGCCTCTTGCAAAGCATGTACCTGCAGTTTTACCTGAAGAAGATCGAAACAGTTCTTGTGTTTTCTACGCAAATGATGATTTCTATATTCTTTTCCGACTTCATCGA ATCCTGTATGAAAGAATACTGTCAGCAAAAACAAATTCAACAGCTGCTgaaataaagtgtaaaagttcaAAAGATGCTAGTTCTTCAGATTTTTATGCCAG ATTTACGAGTGCACTGTACCGTCTGCTTGATGGATCTGCTGACAATGCGAAGTTTGAGGATGAATGTCGAGCTATAATAGGAAACCAGTCATATGAGTTATTTACATTGGACAAGTTAATATATAAATTGGTTAAGCAG CTTCAAGCTGTTGCAGCAGATGAGATGGATAATAAGCTTCTTCAATTGTTTGATTATGAAAAATCTCGGAAACATAGGAAGACAATGGATTCAGTGTATTATGAGAATGCACGTGTCCTCCTTCAAGAGGATAATATATACCGATTGAAATCT TCATCTTCGCCATCTCGGTTGTCTATTCAGCTGATGGACAATGTCATTGAAAAGCCTGAGGCATTTGCTGTTGCAATGGAACCTTATTTTTCTGCTTCTTTGCACAACGATTTTCTGTCAGTCTATCCTGGAAAAAATGAGCCACATGGCATTACGCTAAGGAG AAACAAGAAAAAGTATGCAAGTCTAGATGAATTTGCTGCTACTTGCATGGCCATGGAAGGTGTTGAACTGGTTAATGGTTTAGAGAATAAGATAGCTTGCAACTCATACAAG ATCTCTTATGTGTTGGACACCGAAGATTTCTTCTTCCGTAGGAGAAGAAAGTCACCGCAATGCAGATCTTCATACAATAATCAAGCAGGAGTACAAC